In one Solanum lycopersicum chromosome 11, SLM_r2.1 genomic region, the following are encoded:
- the LOC138339318 gene encoding uncharacterized protein, whose translation MWRNVSEIDMMEKTFSTFHASNVLLQQQYREKGFKKYSELIFHLLVADQNNDLLLKNHENRPTGSEPQPEVNEAYAHHARREKGRGPNRGRGRGRGHGRDYGQERNSIPDINISSNKKEKRKDEKREATREGCFRCGGRGHYAPDCRTPKYLVELYQESLKKKEKNPEANFISENQVDITHLDVADFFAHPEGKIDHLIGDGSVNMEE comes from the coding sequence ATGTGGAGAAACGTTAGTGAgattgatatgatggaaaagacATTCTCCACTTTCCATGCCTCGAATGTGCTCTTGCAGCAACAATATCGAGAGAAAGGTTTCAAAAAGTATTCTGAACTAATTTTCCATCTTCTTGTGGCGgatcaaaataatgatttattattgaaaaatcatgAGAATCGACCTACTGGATCTGAACCACAACCTGAAGTGAATGAGGCGTACGCCCACCATGCTAGGCGTGAAAAAGGTCGCGGTCCTAATCGTGGACGTGGTCGTGGACGTGGACATGGTCGTGATTATGGTCAAGAACGTAATTCTATTCCTGAcattaatatttcatcaaataaaaaggaaaaaagaaaggatgagAAACGTGAAGCAACTAGGGAAGGTTGTTTTCGATGTGGTGGAAGAGGTCATTATGCACCTGATTGTCGTACTCCCAAATACTTGGTTGAGCTTTATCAAGAATCactaaagaagaaagagaaaaatcctgaggcaaattttatctctgaaaatcaagttgacatCACGCACTTGGATGTAGCAGATTTCTTCGCACATCctgaaggaaaaatagatcaCTTAATTGGTGATGGTTCTGTGAACATGGaagagtga